Proteins co-encoded in one Bacillota bacterium genomic window:
- a CDS encoding 3-hydroxybutyryl-CoA dehydrogenase, producing the protein MDIGKILVVGAGQMGSGIAQVAAQSGIDVVLSDLSLKESQKGLAGITKNLERLVAKGRITREDRDQALGRITCAEGLSVGSAADMVIEAVVEEVDVKRALFNELGATCPEDVIFASNTSSISITRLGRASGRPDRFAGMHFMNPVPVMQLVEVIRGLETSDDTVAAVTSLAQRLGKQPVVMSDSSGFVVNRLAIPMINEAVYCLSEGVADAESIDTCARLGLNHPMGPLALADLIGLDTVVSILEVLAAETGDPKYRPCPLLRRMVDAGRLGRKSGRGFYSYSE; encoded by the coding sequence GTGGACATTGGGAAGATCCTCGTTGTGGGCGCGGGCCAGATGGGCTCTGGCATCGCGCAAGTTGCCGCGCAGTCAGGTATCGATGTCGTCCTGTCCGACTTGAGTCTCAAGGAATCCCAGAAGGGACTCGCGGGGATCACGAAGAATCTCGAAAGGTTGGTAGCGAAAGGGCGGATCACACGCGAAGACCGCGATCAGGCACTTGGCCGCATAACGTGTGCTGAGGGCCTGTCTGTCGGATCTGCCGCGGACATGGTGATCGAGGCCGTGGTCGAGGAGGTCGATGTCAAGCGCGCCCTCTTCAACGAACTGGGCGCGACGTGCCCAGAGGACGTCATCTTCGCTTCGAACACCTCTTCCATATCCATCACCAGGCTCGGCCGGGCCTCCGGCAGACCCGACAGGTTCGCGGGGATGCACTTCATGAACCCTGTTCCCGTCATGCAGCTGGTGGAGGTGATTCGGGGCCTCGAGACTTCCGATGATACTGTAGCGGCCGTGACAAGCCTTGCACAGAGGCTCGGGAAACAGCCCGTTGTCATGAGCGACTCCTCTGGGTTCGTCGTCAACCGCCTGGCCATTCCCATGATCAACGAGGCTGTGTATTGCCTCTCCGAGGGCGTGGCGGACGCTGAGTCCATAGACACGTGCGCGAGACTCGGCCTGAACCATCCCATGGGCCCCCTCGCCCTGGCTGACTTGATCGGGCTCGACACGGTCGTTTCCATTCTCGAGGTACTGGCGGCGGAGACCGGGGACCCGAAGTACCGACCGTGCCCGCTCTTGCGCAGGATGGTGGATGCCGGCAGGCTCGGGCGCAAGTCTGGGCGTGGCTTCTACTCCTACTCGGAGTGA
- a CDS encoding enoyl-CoA hydratase-related protein, with amino-acid sequence MEHWSLEVEDGVALLTVDRPQALNALNLEVIDELFLAVGRVREDESVRALVITGAGDRAFVAGADIAEMKDMTADEARRFSEHGQEVLASIENLPFPTIAAVNGYALGGGCELALACDIRIASETAKFAQPETGLGIIPGFGGTVRLPRVVGHARAAHMILTGETLSAQDALACGLVNMVVPASELLSTARSLAQRIASRSKVALAAARKCLACGREAPGQGGYRIESEQFARCFETPHPRLGMEAFLAKKKPEFD; translated from the coding sequence GTGGAGCATTGGTCTCTTGAGGTGGAGGACGGGGTTGCCCTCTTGACCGTGGACCGCCCCCAAGCCCTGAACGCTCTGAACCTTGAGGTGATCGACGAGTTGTTTCTGGCCGTGGGGCGGGTCCGGGAGGACGAGTCTGTTCGGGCGCTGGTGATCACGGGCGCGGGGGATCGGGCGTTTGTTGCCGGGGCGGATATCGCCGAAATGAAGGATATGACGGCCGATGAGGCCCGAAGGTTCTCTGAGCATGGGCAAGAAGTGCTCGCGAGCATTGAGAACCTTCCCTTTCCAACCATCGCAGCGGTGAATGGGTACGCGCTCGGCGGCGGGTGCGAGCTCGCCCTGGCGTGTGATATTCGCATCGCGTCTGAGACCGCCAAGTTCGCCCAGCCAGAGACGGGCCTTGGTATCATCCCGGGGTTCGGCGGGACTGTAAGGTTGCCTCGTGTAGTGGGTCATGCGCGGGCGGCCCACATGATCCTGACAGGAGAGACCCTGTCTGCACAGGACGCCCTGGCTTGCGGGCTTGTCAACATGGTTGTCCCCGCATCCGAGTTGCTTTCGACGGCCCGGTCCCTGGCTCAGAGGATCGCCTCCAGGAGCAAGGTTGCACTCGCAGCCGCCCGGAAGTGCCTCGCTTGCGGCCGGGAAGCTCCTGGACAAGGTGGGTATCGGATCGAGTCGGAGCAGTTCGCCAGATGTTTCGAAACCCCTCATCCCAGGCTTGGGATGGAAGCGTTTCTTGCGAAGAAGAAACCTGAGTTTGATTGA